A genomic stretch from Nilaparvata lugens isolate BPH unplaced genomic scaffold, ASM1435652v1 scaffold3878, whole genome shotgun sequence includes:
- the LOC120355648 gene encoding uncharacterized protein LOC120355648, translating into MPEPRKCAIHNKAFWVFGSLIAFYIPMAIMVLSFALTVSLLKQKAKFVAEHYKGGDEAFRRLGGVRSKPDRVGLHRTSG; encoded by the exons ATGCCAGAGCCGAGGAAATGCGCCATACATAACAAGGCTTTCTGG GTATTCGGATCCCTGATAGCCTTCTACATTCCTATGGCGATAATGGTGCTCTCGTTTGCACTGACCGTGTCACTTCTAAAGCAGAAGGCCAAATTTGTGGCAGAACACTACAAGGGTGGAGATGAGGCCTTCAGGAGACTCGGAGGTGTCAGGTCCAAACCGGACAGGGTTGGACTGCATAGGACGTCTGGCAg